Below is a genomic region from Bacillus mycoides.
GGACCTGGATAAAATCGGAATTCTGTTTTTACACCTAATGCATCAGAAACGCCATTAATGATACGTTTCATTAATGCCGGAATCTTTTCACGTGTTTCAGCTTGGAATGTACGGACAGTTCCTTCTAATATTGCTTTTTCGGGAATAACGTTCCACGTATTCCCTGAATGAATGTTTGTTACACTTACGACAGCGTTATGAGAAGAACTAATATTTCGGCTTACAATCGTTTGAAGTGCCATAACGATTTGAGATGATGCAACGATAGGATCGACGCCGGCATCAGGCACAGCTGCATGTGTACCAACACCATGGATTTCAATTTCAAATCGATCAACTCCGGCCATTAGTGGTCCATCTTTAATACCGATTGTACCTACTGGTAAATCAGGTTTATTATGCATACCGAAAATAGCTTGCACGCCACGTAAATGCCCAGCTTCAATAACTTTGCAAGCACCATTACTACTTTCTTCAGCTGGCTGGAATATAAGGCGGACAATTCCATTAAGAGAAGCTTCTTTTTCTTTTAATAAGTAAGCCGCACCCAATACAGCAGCTGTATGAAAATCATGCCCACAAGCATGCATTTTACCTTGTATTTTTGAAGTGTATGGAAGGTCAGTTTCTTCTGGATAGGAAGGGCATCGATATCAGCACGAAGCGCTACAACCGGTCCGTTTTTATTACCAGAAATTTCAGCGATAACTCCTGTTTCTAAATTGGAATCAATAATAGTGATATTGGCCTCGTCTAACCAATTTTTTATCGCTTTTGTCGTTTCAAATTCTTCGTATGATAGTTCTGGATTTTCATGTAAATGCCGACGAATGGAAATAAGTTTTTCTGTTAATTGATCAGGAATAGATGCCACTTATTATGCCCTCTTTCTTAAGTGAAGTATTTGTATTAATTATACAATAATAAAAGAGAGGATTCTCAAATGAAAATCCTCTCTCGTTTTATGCTGCAACTTTTTTATGAGTATGCTGTTTTCGATAACGCCCACGCATTGCGTATGCAATTTGCGGGATTGCGATACCGATTAAAATAAGTGATACACCGAACCATTGTGAAGATAGTACAGCTTCTTTTAAAACGAATACAGACATAATAGTTGTAACTGGTAGTTCTGCTGCACCAAGAATAGTTGCTAATCCAGAACCGATTTTTGGAATGCCAATTGTAAAGGCAATGGACGGAATAACGATACTAAATATTCCTAATCCTAAGCCGTATTTCCAAAGGCCTTGAGAGATCGCCCCGTTAAAAATAAATGTTGGCGGGAATACGATCATGACTAAAGTTAAAGCGCCAGCCATTAAAAGGACACCACGTGGTAAAGAAGGTACTTCAACGGCAACTTTCCCGCTTACGAAAATGTATGTTGCAAATGTAATAGCAGATAATAAGCCTAAAATGATTCCAGTCGTATCGAAATCACCAGCTGATGTTTCTAATAACCCACTTGATAAAAATGTACCTGCAAGTAAGAAGATTACTGAAATAACTTTTTCTCTTGAAGGTAATGTTTTTGTTGCGACAGCTTCAATGATAATTCCAACCCAAACGAACTGGAATAAAAGTATAATTGCAATAGAAGCTGGTACAGTTTTTAAAGAAGCATAATAAAAAATTCCAGTAAAACTTGCAGACGTTCCTGCGACGAATAAAATTAACATTTGTTTTAGTGGAACACGATGTCTAGAAAATAGAAGTGTAATAGCAAGTAAAATAATCCAACCGAACAAATACTGGCTACCAATTACCTCTCCAAGTGAAAACCCTTCTGCATATGCAAGTTTAACAAAAATAGCTAAAACCCCATAACTACACGCTCCTAATAAAACTAAAAGAGAATAACGAAGCATGAAAAATTCCTCCCATCTATATGAAATTGTTCCGTAACGGACATATATAACTAGAGGGAAGTATACAAAATTAAAAATGAAGGGTCAAATGAAAGAAAAGTGCAAAATTTTATAGAATAATAATAAAAGTATGATATTTATGCATAATCTTGAAATTAATAATAATTAAAGTATTGTAAAATCAGCTTTATGTTGTATAAAGACAGCATTTGAAAAAATTTTTTAAGGCCAATAGGTGTGAAGTCAATTGTAATGTGCTAATCATTTGAGAAACTGTGGAACCTTTGTTATGTTAGTAACAATTAGAAAGAGTTTCATAATTCAATTGAGATTTTTCTATATAATAGAAGGGAATGAAAACGTTTTATTAGAAAATGTGTGAAAGGGTAGTTTTTCTTATTGTCATGTTGGAAAAGTGAATTCATGAAATGTCCATAGTATTTTCAATTGTTTTTGCTACAATATTGAAGAGGAGAGGAGTGGAATAATGCAAGATATTAGTATTTTTTTAGCGTTTGGAGCTGGGTTCTTATCATTTATATCCCCATGTTGCTTACCGCTTTATCCGGCATTTTTATCATACATAACAGGTATGTCGGTTTCTGAATTGAAAGAAGAAAATGCAATGCTTCGCAAAAGAAGTATGATACATACAGCGTTTTTCTTACTTGGTTTTTCAATTATTTTTATTGCAATTGGATTTGGTACAAGTTTTATTGGAGGCATCTTTACAAATTATAAAGATTTAATTAGACAGTTAGGCGGTATATTTATCATCGTGTTTGGTCTTATTATTGTCGGTGTGTTTAAACCGAAGTTTTTAATGCAAGACCGTAAATTTACGTTTAAAAATCGTCCGAGTGGTTATTTTGGTTCAGTTTTAATTGGATTGGCTTTTGCTGCTGGATGGACACCTTGTACTGGACCTATATTAGTGTCTGTAATTGGATTAGCTGCAACAAATCCAGAATCGGCAATGATTTATATGATTGCTTACATACTTGGATTTGCTATCCCGTTTTTCGTACTTTCATTCTTTATTACGAAAATGTCTTGGATTAAAAGAAATAGTATGAAATTCATGAAGATTGGAGGATACGTTATGATTGTCATGGGTATCTTCCTATATTTTAACTGGATGACGAAAATTATCGTATATTTCTCAAGTTTATTTGGTGGTTTTACCGGTTTTTAGTATTATTCTGTGAAAATGTTGGAAATACTAACGGAAAAGCATATAATAAAATTATATTTTGCATATAGCCACAAAAAAGGATGAGAAAATATGAACATAGTTCTGTTATCAAGTATCGTTGCTGTTTGTATGGCTGTCGGTGCGATGTTTATTCGTTTAAAAGCAGCTAAGAAACCTGCAACATTGAAAAAAATTATACTTCCCCCATTTTTTATGAGCACGGGAGCGTTGATGTTTGTTTTTCCTGAATTTCGATTAACTCCAGCAGAAATGTTAGAAGCAATTGGCGTCGGTTTGTTTTTCTCTATTTTTCTTATTAAAACATCTAAATTTGAAATTAGAGGACAAGAGATTTATTTGAAGCGTTCAAAAGCATTTGTTTTTATACTAATTGGATTACTTGTCGTGCGGATTGTATTTAAAACATACTTAAGCCAATCTCTTGATTTAGGACAACTTAGTGGCATGTTCTTCTTACTGGCGTTCGCGATGATTGTGTCATGGAGAATTGCAATGTACCGTTCCTTTACGAAATTACAGAAGGAAATGGAAAAAGAAGACGGTTTTTATAATGAAAAAGATATGAAGTTAACGTAAAGAGTGTTATATGTATAAAGAAACAACGTCTGATTAGACGTTGTTTTTTGTTAATCACTGAAAGGTAACTTCCTCAATTCTAGTTGTGATGTATAAATTGTCGACCATCGAAGAAGCAATTTAAGTTTGACGTTATGAATGGACCGATATAAGGAATACTATTTGGTTTGAAGTTTTATCACCGGTAATTGGTGGCTAAGTTAGATTAGGTTGGATCGTATAGGAGACGTTCCTTCATTAACAATTACTCCACTTGATGGTACTGATACAACATGAAAGTGGAATGTTAATGACGAAATTTCGCTTAGCTTAAGTGTCTTGAGCCGAATCTAATATTGCAAATATAAATGCAACAGGATGAATTGCTGCGAATACAACATATACCTCTGTAAATATTACAGGTACTGGTGATACGATTTATACGAGTGCTGTAGGGTTACAGATAGATTTAGCGAAAGCGAGATTAATTGCTACAAAATCAGTAACTGTAAGTTGAGCTTATAAAAAAGATTGCTATAAAATAGCAATCTTTTTTATAAGGAATAATGGGCTTACTTTGCAAGTAAAGTTTTATAGTTAGAATAATCAATCTCTTTTTCTTGTAGTTTCTTAATTAAAAATTTATGATCGCGCTTCGGTGTGGCAACGATATATCCTTGTATGATTAAATCTTGTGTAATTTTTGGAGCGTTTTCCTTTATTGCAAGTTCCCCAATTTTACCGGCAATTTTTGACTTAGCAACATCGCGAAATAATTCCGGAACGGGACTTACTAGTTCTTCTAACAATTGTTTTTGTTCGTCAGCCCATAAGTGTCTTGTTTTATTAATATAGTGATCTTCCCAATCCAAAATGGACATACCGTCTTCTTTTGGCAACCGTTTTAGGAATTTTCTGAACATGAAATATCCACCAATGGACATAAGCCCTAATAATACAACAGTCCAAACGACTATAAACCAACTAAACCATCCTTCAAGCAATTGTATGCCCTCCTTTAACGAAAGCAATATTTTGTATTTTATTTATATTATAAGCAATGAGATTCATAGAAAGCAAGAACGCTTGATCATTTTGACCAAGCGTTGTGATTTAAACGAAGTATAGTTGTTCAACACATAAAATATCATTGTCATTTTCTACATATTCAATGATGAGTGTGCCAACTTTACGATCTTTATCTTCAGTTGTGAAAATAGAGTAAGAAGTAAAACGTGTTGTTGATAGGCCGCTTATATGTGTAGGTAAAGGAATGTAGTCGTTATCGCGGAAGAATTCCATCAGTTCAATATCTTCAAATTCTTTTCGGTCAACTTGTTTGTTTGTATAGCGGCGTTGAAGTTGTTTTAAAGATGCATTCCAAGAAATTGCTTTTGTGTCGTATACCATTGTTCTATCTCCTTACTGTATGTAATTATTAAGAACATACGTTCTAATCTAGTATACTCTTTTTATAAGAAAAGGGAAAGCAAAAAATAATGTAAGCTTGGATTTCCAAGCTTACATTATTTTGCGTCCGTCATAATCTCTATTTTTTATTATAAGTTAGATAAGAATAAGAAACAAGATGATATATATCTTGTTGATAGTTTTTAAAATTCTGTTTATTATTTATGTAATACAGTACAAGGGAATGAGAGGGATGACATACGTAATTTCACTCCAAGGACCGATGGCAAGTGGGAAAACAACATTGGCAAAAAGGTTAGAGCAATATGAGCTTTCAATTATATACGAAAATCCATATCCAATTGTAGAAAAAAGAAAAGAATTACATTTAGATATGAACTCAAAAGAGGGGTTTATTACAAATCAAAAAATGTTTATTGAAGCAAAAATAAAAGAGTTTCAAAATGTGAAAAGCTCAGTCGTGATTTTTGATCGTGGACCAGAAGATATTGAATTTTATACACTCTTTTATCCGAAGATGATAGGGAAAGAGTGGGGTATAGAAACAGAATTAAAAGATGAATTGTATAAATTAAGAGAATGCCGTTCGGATGCAATTTTTTATTTAGATGTTTCGAAAGAGAGTTTGTATGATAGGAGAAATAATGATAGGACAAGAAATCGAAGTGCATTTGAGGAACAATTTAAATTAGTAGAAGTTGAAAAAGAATGGTATAAACAATTTCCCGTAACTTATGTGGACACTAATATATTATCAGTGGACGAATTAGAGGCATATTTTATAGGGTGGCTAAGGGAGAAAAGGCTATGAAAAAAATATTATTATTCGTATACCCGACATTTGCAGAGTTTGAAATAACGGTAGCAACAGCATTGCTGAAAAAGAAATATGAAATCATTACAGCGGGTTTAACAAAAGAAATGATTATAAGTGAAACAGGCTTACAAGTACAGCCGCATATAGAATTAAGTGAAGTGCGTGTAGAAGAATATGAGGGGATTATCATTCCGGGCGGAGATGAAATACATATGAAAGAGGCGAAACTGCTTTTTTCAGTTATTCGTCAATTTTCTGAGCAAGGAAAATTAGTGGCAGCGATTTGTGCTGGACCGTATGCGTTAGCAAGGGCAGGTTTACTAAAAGAAATCTCTTATACAGTGACCATAGATTATCAAAAATTAGATTGTTTTCCAGTAGAAAATTTTGTGTATACAGAAGTTGTACAGCACGCAAATATTATTACAGCACAAGGACATGCATTTGTGCCATTTGGACTAGCGATTGCCTCCTATTTTGGAGTAGTGAATGAACATAATACAAATTTTTATAGTGGAAAGGGCAATATAATGATGGAGAATCTTTTACCGGAAAACGTGTAAAAGCTAGCGAATGCTAGCTCTTTTCTTTTTTACATCGATAAATCACTAACGTTTTCGGATCGCGCCATATACCGTTATGAAATGATAAATCATTTTCTATTTCTTCTTTTAGCCATTCCTTCATTTCGGTGTGAAGGGACATATTATCAGGTATATTCAACGACGGGAACATGCTAGAAATATAGTTAACGATTGGAGTGGCATGATGAAAAACAAGTGCATTATGAATAATTGTTTCTTCAACAGTTGAAAAAACAGAGTGTAATAGATCTTTACCATTTTCTAAACAAAATGGAGCTACTGACGGTGATGTTTTTGGTAAATCAAATGTGACTAACATTTTGTTACACATTTCATCTATACGAGGTAATGAAACTTTAGAATTTGTTGTAGCTAAAAGGGCGCCGCCAGGACGAATTATCTTATGGAATCCTTGAATAGTTTTTTCGACATCTTTCATGTGGTATAACATATGCCTTGCGATTAGCAGGTCATAACAATTAGCTTCGAAAGGAAGTTTACTAGCGTCACCGAGTTTCCATTCAATCATATTATTCGTTATAGCAGCTTCAGAAAGCATAGTTTCGGATTGATCAAAACCAGTTAGATGTCCTTTATGACCATTAGTTTGCAAAAGGGAAAGAAATTTTCCGTTAGCACACCCGACCTCTAATATTTTTTCTTCCCCTTGGAGTTGTAAATGTTCAATGACGACTTCATCTACATTCACTTGTTCTTCTTCGTAATGTTTATGCGTATCGATACGTGTTTGTAAATGGTTACTTACGTTGTATTGGCGTTTTACATCATTCATTTTTTCACATTCCACCTTTATGCAAAATTGCTGAATCGCATGTGTTAATACATCTGTTTTATTTAAACCTTCGTAATGGAGTGCGTCTTCAAACCTTGTAAGTAATTTTTCTTCAATTCGAAAATGAATATCTTTTCGCTTCGCCACTGAAATTTCGCCCCTTTGCATCTGTTAGTGAGACTATAGCACGTCTGAAAAAAATCTGTAAATAAATTGTGTACACAAGTACAAGTATGAGAGGGATAAAAAATTGCTTGAATAATATTTTAAACTATTGACGATTTAACCGTTTTCATATATTCTTAAATTAAGTAATATTCAAATAATTCAAAAGAAATGAGAGAGTCACATGCTTCTTCAAGGAACACATCGAATTGGTCGTATGGCCATGCTGTTGGCACTTGCGGATGAGAATGAAAGTCCCGTATTATCTATTCCGAAAGGTTGGAAATATTGTACTGGGAAAGTTGGTTCTATGAATTCGCAAAAAGTAGTAGCAGCAATGGAAACAGCGGCTAAGAGCAACCGAGTTATTGAAACAGATGTTTACAGAGAAACACATGCACTTTATCATGCAATTATGGAAGCTTTGTACGGAGTGACGAGAGGTCAAATTCAGTTAGCAGACGTTCTTCGTACAGTAGGACTTCGCTTTGCGATTGTGCGCGGTACACCATACGACGGAAAAAAAGAAGGCGAATGGGTTGCTGTTGCACTTTATGGAACGATTGGTGCACCTGTAAAAGGATCTGAGCATGAGGCGATTGGTTTAGGAATTAATCACATATGATTTGCCCATAGTCTATTAGTTAGAAGGGGGCCTTATTTTTTAGGACAGAAGTCTGTCTTAAAAAGATAAGGTCCCCTTTTGCCTTTATAAGGAGGAAAAAGAATGATTACGTTAACAGGACACACATTGACAGTTGAAGAAATGAAGAGGTTGTTACTTGAAGGTGAAGGTGTAACAGCTTGCCCAACTAGTATGCAAAAAGTGGCAGAGTGCCGCGAAGTTGTCGAGAAAATTGTAGAGGACGGAAAAGTCGTTTACGGTATTACAACTGGATTTGGAAAGTTTAGTGATGTACTTATTCAAAAAGATGATGTAAAAGCACTTCAACACAACTTAATTCAGTCACATGCGTGCGGAATAGGCGATCCATTCCCTGAAGAAGTATCACGCGGTATGTTGATTTTACGAGCTAATACGATGTTAAAAGGAGTATCGGGTGTTAGACCACTTGTTGTAAACATGCTTCTTGAGTTTGTAAATCGTAAAATTCATCCAGTCGTTCCGCAACAAGGATCACTAGGAGCGAGCGGTGATTTAGCACCTTTATCTCATCTTGCTCTCGTTTTATTAGGTGAAGGTGAAGTGTTCTACAAAGGAAAACGAGTTCATGCGATGGTTGCTCTTACAGAAGAAGGACTTGAACCTATTGAACTTGAAGCAAAAGAAGGTCTTGCGTTAATCAATGGTACGCAGGCAATGACAGCGCAAGGGGTTCTTTCTTATATAGAAGCTGAAGCAAGTGCTTATCAATCAGAATTAATTGCATCGATGACAATGGAAGGATTACGCGGCATTATTGATGCATTCGATGAAAATGTTCATAAAGCGCGTGGTTATAAAGAGCAAGTCGAAGTGGCAAGCAGAATTCGTGATATTCTTCATGATAGTAAACTTGTGACAAAACAAGGAGAACTTCGTGTACAAGATGCATATTCACTTCGTTGTATCCCGCAAGTTCACGGTGCTTCTTGGCAAGTTTTAAATTATGTGAAAGAAAAATTAGAAATTGAAATGAATGCAGCAACAGATAATCCACTTATTTTTGATGGCGGTGAAAAAGTAATCTCTGGTGGTAATTTCCACGGACAACCAATTGCATTTGCAATGGACTTCTTAAAAGTAGGGATGGCGGAGCTTGCAAATATTTCAGAGCGCCGTATTGAACGCCTAGTAAATCCGCAATTAAATGACTTACCACCATTTTTAAGTCCAGAACCAGGACTTCAATCAGGTGCCATGATTATGCAATATGCAGCGGCTTCACTCGTTTCAGAAAATAAAACGTTAGCTCATCCAGCGAGTGTAGATTCAATTCCGTCTTCAGCTAACCAAGAAGATCACGTAAGTATGGGAACAATCGCTTCACGTCATGCGCATCAAATTATTCAAAATGCAAGACGTGTTCTTGCAATTGAGATGATCTGTGCGATGCAAGCAGCAGAATATCGCGGAATTGAAAACATGAGTACAGTTACAAAAACGTTCTATCATCAAGGTCGTCAGCAAGTGCCTTCTATTACAAATGACCGTATATTCTCAACGGATATTGAAAATATCGCGCATTGGTTAAAAACGAATTATTCAATAAAGGAAAGATTGGATGTAAATGCAGCACTATAAAACGAGAAAAGGGAGAGATTGAAATGGAAAAAGTACAACAAACAATTCGTGCGGCAAGAGGTACTGAGTTACAAACGAAAGGATGGGTTCAAGAAGCTGCACTTCGAATGTTAATGAACAATTTAGATCCTGAAGTAGCTGAAAAACCAGAAGAATTAGTTGTATATGGCGGAATTGGCCGTGCAGCTCGTAATTGGGAAAGCTACCATGCAATTGTTGATTCATTAAAAACGTTAGAAAACGATGAAACGTTACTTGTTCAATCAGGAAAACCGGTAGCAATTTTTAAATCACATGAAGATGCGCCTCGCGTTCTTTTAGCGAACTCAAACTTAGTACCGAAGTGGGCGAACTGGGATCACTTCCGTGAACTAGAGAAAAAAGGTCTTATGATGTACGGACAAATGACAGCGGGTAGCTGGATTTACATTGGGACACAAGGGATTTTACAAGGAACATATGAAACATTTGGTGAAGCGGCACGTCAACATTTCGATGGTTCATTAAAAGGTACTGTAACGATTACTGCTGGTTTAGGTGGCATGGGTGGCGCGCAACCGCTTGCTGTAACGATGAACGGCGGTGTTGTAATTGCTATTGATGTAGATAAGCGTAGTATCGATCGTCGTATTGAAAAGAGATATTGTGATAAGTATACAGAATCATTAGAAGAAGCATTGGCTATTGCAAACGAATATAAAGAGAAGAAAGAGCCTATTTCAATTGGATTATTAGGTAATGCAGCAGAAATTTTACCTGAGTTAGTAAACCGTAATATTATCCCTGACTTAGTTACGGATCAAACTTCTGCCCATGATCCATTAAACGGTTATATTC
It encodes:
- a CDS encoding DJ-1/PfpI family protein, encoding MKKILLFVYPTFAEFEITVATALLKKKYEIITAGLTKEMIISETGLQVQPHIELSEVRVEEYEGIIIPGGDEIHMKEAKLLFSVIRQFSEQGKLVAAICAGPYALARAGLLKEISYTVTIDYQKLDCFPVENFVYTEVVQHANIITAQGHAFVPFGLAIASYFGVVNEHNTNFYSGKGNIMMENLLPENV
- the hutP gene encoding hut operon transcriptional regulator HutP codes for the protein MLLQGTHRIGRMAMLLALADENESPVLSIPKGWKYCTGKVGSMNSQKVVAAMETAAKSNRVIETDVYRETHALYHAIMEALYGVTRGQIQLADVLRTVGLRFAIVRGTPYDGKKEGEWVAVALYGTIGAPVKGSEHEAIGLGINHI
- a CDS encoding class I SAM-dependent methyltransferase, with protein sequence MQRGEISVAKRKDIHFRIEEKLLTRFEDALHYEGLNKTDVLTHAIQQFCIKVECEKMNDVKRQYNVSNHLQTRIDTHKHYEEEQVNVDEVVIEHLQLQGEEKILEVGCANGKFLSLLQTNGHKGHLTGFDQSETMLSEAAITNNMIEWKLGDASKLPFEANCYDLLIARHMLYHMKDVEKTIQGFHKIIRPGGALLATTNSKVSLPRIDEMCNKMLVTFDLPKTSPSVAPFCLENGKDLLHSVFSTVEETIIHNALVFHHATPIVNYISSMFPSLNIPDNMSLHTEMKEWLKEEIENDLSFHNGIWRDPKTLVIYRCKKEKS
- the ccdA gene encoding cytochrome c-type biogenesis protein CcdA, which codes for MQDISIFLAFGAGFLSFISPCCLPLYPAFLSYITGMSVSELKEENAMLRKRSMIHTAFFLLGFSIIFIAIGFGTSFIGGIFTNYKDLIRQLGGIFIIVFGLIIVGVFKPKFLMQDRKFTFKNRPSGYFGSVLIGLAFAAGWTPCTGPILVSVIGLAATNPESAMIYMIAYILGFAIPFFVLSFFITKMSWIKRNSMKFMKIGGYVMIVMGIFLYFNWMTKIIVYFSSLFGGFTGF
- a CDS encoding DUF2621 domain-containing protein, whose product is MLEGWFSWFIVVWTVVLLGLMSIGGYFMFRKFLKRLPKEDGMSILDWEDHYINKTRHLWADEQKQLLEELVSPVPELFRDVAKSKIAGKIGELAIKENAPKITQDLIIQGYIVATPKRDHKFLIKKLQEKEIDYSNYKTLLAK
- the hutH gene encoding histidine ammonia-lyase is translated as MITLTGHTLTVEEMKRLLLEGEGVTACPTSMQKVAECREVVEKIVEDGKVVYGITTGFGKFSDVLIQKDDVKALQHNLIQSHACGIGDPFPEEVSRGMLILRANTMLKGVSGVRPLVVNMLLEFVNRKIHPVVPQQGSLGASGDLAPLSHLALVLLGEGEVFYKGKRVHAMVALTEEGLEPIELEAKEGLALINGTQAMTAQGVLSYIEAEASAYQSELIASMTMEGLRGIIDAFDENVHKARGYKEQVEVASRIRDILHDSKLVTKQGELRVQDAYSLRCIPQVHGASWQVLNYVKEKLEIEMNAATDNPLIFDGGEKVISGGNFHGQPIAFAMDFLKVGMAELANISERRIERLVNPQLNDLPPFLSPEPGLQSGAMIMQYAAASLVSENKTLAHPASVDSIPSSANQEDHVSMGTIASRHAHQIIQNARRVLAIEMICAMQAAEYRGIENMSTVTKTFYHQGRQQVPSITNDRIFSTDIENIAHWLKTNYSIKERLDVNAAL
- a CDS encoding CcdC family protein: MNIVLLSSIVAVCMAVGAMFIRLKAAKKPATLKKIILPPFFMSTGALMFVFPEFRLTPAEMLEAIGVGLFFSIFLIKTSKFEIRGQEIYLKRSKAFVFILIGLLVVRIVFKTYLSQSLDLGQLSGMFFLLAFAMIVSWRIAMYRSFTKLQKEMEKEDGFYNEKDMKLT
- a CDS encoding AAA family ATPase, producing the protein MTYVISLQGPMASGKTTLAKRLEQYELSIIYENPYPIVEKRKELHLDMNSKEGFITNQKMFIEAKIKEFQNVKSSVVIFDRGPEDIEFYTLFYPKMIGKEWGIETELKDELYKLRECRSDAIFYLDVSKESLYDRRNNDRTRNRSAFEEQFKLVEVEKEWYKQFPVTYVDTNILSVDELEAYFIGWLREKRL
- a CDS encoding EamA family transporter; the protein is MLRYSLLVLLGACSYGVLAIFVKLAYAEGFSLGEVIGSQYLFGWIILLAITLLFSRHRVPLKQMLILFVAGTSASFTGIFYYASLKTVPASIAIILLFQFVWVGIIIEAVATKTLPSREKVISVIFLLAGTFLSSGLLETSAGDFDTTGIILGLLSAITFATYIFVSGKVAVEVPSLPRGVLLMAGALTLVMIVFPPTFIFNGAISQGLWKYGLGLGIFSIVIPSIAFTIGIPKIGSGLATILGAAELPVTTIMSVFVLKEAVLSSQWFGVSLILIGIAIPQIAYAMRGRYRKQHTHKKVAA